The genomic window TGTTACTGTTTTGACCGACCCCACAACGGGAGGAGTGACGGCTAGCTTTGCAATGGACGGAGATATTATTTTAGCTGAACCGCAAAGCTTGATTGGATTTGCTGGAAGAAGAGTTATCGAACAAACCATCAGACAGGAATTGCCAGAAGATTTTCAGAAGGCTGAGTTTTTACTAAGTCATGGTTTTGTGGATAAAATTGTACCTAGAAACCAGCTGAAGGAATCGTTGGAAACTATACTTAAGATACATACAATGGAAGGTTGGTCATAGTGATGGAAAAAACAGCAAATGATATCGTCACGCTTGCCAGATCGCAGGATCGCTTTACTTCATTGGAATATATTGATAGTGTTTTTGATGATTTCGTTGAATTTCATGGTGATCGTTATTTTGGCGATGATCTGGCAATTGTTGGTGGGATTGCAACTTTAGCTGGTAAGCCAGTGACTATTGTTGGTATTCAAAAGGGGCGAAATCTTCCTGAGAATATTGAACGTAATTTTGGCGCTCCGCATCCTGAAGGATATCGTAAAGCATTACGCTTGATGAAGCAGGCAGAAAAGTTCAATCGTCCGGTGATCACGTTTATCAATACTGCCGGAGCATACTGTGGTATTGGTGCTGAAGAACGTGGCGAAGGCGAAGCGATTGCCAAAAATTTAGTAGAAATGTCAGATTTGAATGTACCGATTATTTCGATTATCATCGGCGAGGGTGGTAGTGGTGGAGCGTTAGCACTAGCACTTGCTGATGAGGTGTGGATGTTGGAACATACAATCTATGCCATTTTATCTCCCGAAGGCTTTGCATCGATTTTATGGAAAGATGGCAGTCGAGCAAAGGAAGCTGCTGAGTTGATGAAAATCACAGCGAAGGAGCTGAAAGAGCTAACGGTCATTGATCGCATTATTCCGGAAGAGGTAAATGGTGAGGCGTTGGAACAAGTCAAAATCAATCGAATGATCCAAAAAGCGTTGATTGGAAAATTGACAGAATTATCTGCGCTATCAAAAGAAGAATTAATAGAGAATCGTTACCAGCGATTTAGAAAATTTTAATACGCAGAATAGAAACTGCAATTATCTTATAAAGAGGAATCCAAGAAAAGCTTGAGTTCCTCTTTTTTTGCATAAAAAGAACGTATAAACCGATTTTTCGTGTTTTTTATGCATAAAATTTCATTAAATTGATAAAAATGGATGATTTTTCATTTTTGGTATGTTATGATAAGAACACTTAAGAAGTATGAATGACTTTAATAAAAAATAGAAGGGATACAATTATATGAAAAAAATGAAGCTAGTTATCGCAGCAGTATTGTCACTAGTCGTTTTAGCGGCTTGTGGAGGAAATAGTGACACGAAAGATTCGAGCGCTGCAAAAACAGAGAGTGCATTAGACGCAATTAAGGAAAAAGGAAAGCTGGTGGTCGGGACATCAGCCGATTTTGCACCATTTGAATTTAAGACTTTAGTAGATGGAAAAGATACGATCGTTGGCTCTGATATTGATATGGTCAAGGCTATTGGAGAAAAATTGGGTGTTGAAGTAGAATTTATGGATATGCAATTTGATGCAGTTCTCGTTGCCTTGCAACAGAATAAAGTCGATATCGCTGTTTCAGGAATTTCTGCTACTGCAGAACGTAAAAAATCATTTGATTTTTCTACTCCTTATTACAATCCACCGCAAAAAATAGTTATCAATAAAAAGAACAAAGATAGCTATACATCAATCGAAGCATTGAATGGGAAAAAAGTTGGTGCACAAAAAGGATCGATCCAAGAAGGTGTTGTGGAAGATCAGTTACCCGATTCACAGAAAGTATCGATTCCACGTGTACCCAATTTGATTGTAGAACTGAATCAAGGCTCAATTGATGCATTAGTTCTTGAAGAAACGATTGCAGAATCTTATCTTAGCCAGAATCCGGATTTGATGATTGCAGATATCGAGCTAACATCAAACGAAGATGAAGCTTTTGCTATTGCTTTACCAAAAGGTCAAGATGACTTGAAAAAGGAAATCGACAGTATTTTGCAAGAAATGGTTGAAGACGGTTCGATCGATCAGTATGTAACAGATGCTATGGCCTTAGCAGATAAAAATACAGAAGAATAAGTTGGGGGTCAGCACATGAATTTCTCTTTTTTAGAAACGTATAGTCAATACTTTATTTCCGGAGCTGGTGTAACAGTTATTATCTCACTCGTTACAGTATTCTTCGGTACTCTATTAGGTGTACTGATCGCTTTACTGAAGCTTTCAAAAATCTCGCCATTGCGTTGGCTGGCAAATATTTATATTGAGACATTTCGTGGCACACCGATGTTGATTCAAGTGCTGATCGGGTTTGGTTTACTTCAAAATCTTTTTCCATCGGTCAATATTCCAATAGGTATCTTGACAATCGATATGGGACGTCTCGTTCCGGGAATGATTGTATTGTCTTTGAACTCTGGAGCTTATGTTGCTGAAATAGTTCGGGCAGGAATCACTGCTGTCAACTATGGTCAGACAGAAGCAGCTCACTCACTTGGGTTGCGTCCGATACAGGCGATGAGGTATGTCATTTTACCCCAGGCACTGCGTAATATTCTGCCGGCTTTGGGGAATGAGTTCATTATATTGATCAAAGATTCTTCTCTATTATCGATTATTGGAATCAATGAATTGTTAAGTAGCGCTCAAACGGTGATTTCGAGTACCTATATTCCGTTAGAACCCTATTACATGGCCGCGCTGATTTACTTTGTTATGACATTTTTGACCTCCAGATTATTGGCGGTATTTGAGAAGAAATTAGGAAAAGGATACCATCGATAGGAGAGAGCATATGGAAGAGGTAATTATCGATATTCAGCACTTATATAAAGACTTTGGTGAGGTTCAAGTATTAAAGGACATTGACTATCAAATACAAAAAGGAGAAGTGACGGTTATCATTGGTCCTTCCGGTTCAGGAAAGAGCACATTTTTACGGTGTTTGAATCTTCTTGAAGTACCAACTTCTGGTCAAATTTTCTTTGAAGGTACAGATATTACAGATAAAAAAAATGATATCTTCAAAATGAGAGAAAAAATGGGGATGGTGTTCCAGCAGTTCAACTTGTTTCCAAATATGACGGTCATGGAAAACCTGATTTTGTCACCAATGAAAGTCAAAAAAATGACAAAAGAAGCCGCAGAACAGGTTGCATGGCAGCTATTAAAAAAGGTTGGTCTGGAAGAAAAAGCTACAGACTATCCACAGTCTCTATCAGGAGGACAGCAACAAAGAATCGCGATTGCTCGAGCGCTGGCAATGGAGCCGGATATCATGCTTTTTGATGAGCCAACTTCTGCCTTAGATCCTGAGATGGTTGGTGAGGTATTGAGTGTCATGAAGGAATTAGTTGATGAAGGGATGACGATGGTGATCGTTACCCATGAGATGGGATTTGCGAGAGAAGTAGGAGATACGATTTTATTTATGGATGAGGGAATGATTGCTGAGAAAGGCTGTCCTGAACAGGTATTTGATCGACCTGAAAATAATCGGACGGCTGATTTTCTAAGCAAGGTGCTGTAAGAAACCAATTCTAGTACAGACAGGAACTTATCAACAGCATTTATAGAAATTTCTGCTGAAATACAGTATAATACTACAGAAGAGGTCGGGACAGAAGTGTCAAGCTCTTCGAAATTGGAAAAATTATCCGAAAATTGGTTTACCACTTTTGAGATAGTTCGACTGAGTTTCGAAAGAGCTGCTTCTGTCCCGACCGTTTATTCGCCTGTAATGAAAACGAGCTGATGGGGTGAATTACTTTTAAAAAGCTAGTTTATCTGACATAGCCGTTTGCTTACTTTAGCACTTGTTTTGTGGTACTGGGCGAAATTTTATGTACATAGACGAGAGGAGTCACCATGTTTTCAAATTTTAAACCAACTTGGATGGTCGATGCGATTTATAAAGTTACGCCAGCGCAGTTACGTGAACTGGGAATCAAAGCAGTACTTACTGATTTGGATAATACATTGATCGCTTGGAATAATCCAGATGGCACAGAAGAATTATTAGTATGGATCGAAGAAATGAGGAATGCAGGACTACCTGTAATCGTTGTTTCAAATAACAAAGATAGTCGAATCAAACGAGCTGTAGAAGTTTTCGAGCTGGATTATGTAGCAAGAGCGATGAAGCCTTTGACAAAGGGCTTCAAGGAAGCACAGAAAAAGCTGAACCTAAAGCCGGAAGAAATGGTTATGGTTGGTGATCAGATCATGACAGACATCCGTGGGGCGAATGCTGCAGGTATCCGAAATATTTTGGTTCGTCCAATCGTAGATACAGATGGTTGGAACACGCGAATCAATCGTTTTTTTGAACGAATAATCATGAAGCATTTAGCAAAGAAACACCCTGAGATGAAATGGAAAGGCGGATTAGAATGAGTGAATCAGTTCACTGTATCGGTTGTGGTGCAGAAATCCAGACAGAAAGACCGAATGAACTTGGCTATACGCCTCAAGCAGCGTTTGACAAAGGGATGGAAACAGGAGAAATGTATTGTCAACGTTGTTTCCGTTTGAGACACTATAATGACATTCAAGATGTACATTTGACCGATGATGACTTTTTACGTCTTTTGAACGAGCTTGGTCGTGAAGATGCGCTAATTGTGAATGTTGTAGATATATTTGATTTTAACGGCTCTCTAATCCCAGGGCTGCATCGATTTATCGGAGACAATCCAGTATTGCTTGTAGGGAACAAGAAAGACATCCTACCGAAATCCCTGAAGAAAGGGAAGCTGATCCAATGGATGAAAGAACGAGCGCATGAGCAAGGCTTGCGACCGTTGGAGGTTCTATTGACCAGTGCGAAGAAACCGCATGAGATGGATGAGCTGCTTGCGACAATTGAAAAATACCGTGAGGGTCGCGATGTTTATGTCGTTGGTGTAACGAATGTTGGAAAATCAACATTGATCAATCAAATCATCAAAAATACAGCTGGGGTGAAGGATCTGATTACCACATCTCAATTCCCGGGAACAACTTTGGATAAAATAGAAATTCCTCTAGATGATGGTCATTTTCTAATCGATACACCGGGAATCATCCATCGTCATCAGATGGCTCATTATCTTGGTAAGAAGGATTTGAAGTTGATTGCACCCCAAAAAGAAATCAAGCCAAAAGTGTATCAGTTGAATCCGGAACAGACACTGTTCTTGGGTGGCTTGGCACGTTTTGATTTTATTCAAGGCAAGCGCAGCTCATTTATCGCCTATGCCTCGAATGATTTGATGATTCATCGCACGAAGCTGGTGAATGCAGATCAATTTTATGAGAAGCATGTTGGAGGATTGTTACAGCCGCCAAGACCAGATGAAACAGATGATTTTCCGGAACTTGTACGCTTTGAGTTTTCGGTGAAAGAAAAAACAGATATCGTTTTTGCCGGTTTAGGCTGGATCACTGTACAGGAACCATGTGTTGTTGCAGGATGGGCGCCAAAAGGTGTTGAAGTTCTAAGAAGAAAAGCATTGATATAATAGATAGAGAGAAGGATTTTTGTGGAATTAAGAGGAAAGCAGAAGCGCTATTTAAGAAGTCAAGCGCATCATTTACAGCCGATTTTTCAAATCGGAAAAGGTGGACTGAATGACGAAATGATTGTTCAAGTCAACGAGGCACTGGAAAAACGTGAGTTGATCAAGGTCAGCTTGTTACAAAATACAGAAGAAGTGGCAGAAGATGTTGCTGTTGTTATTGAGAGAAAAACAGGCTGTAACGTTGTTCAAGTTATCGGGCGAGTATTAGTCTTGTTCAAACCTTCTTCAAAAGAGAAGTATCAGAAATATTCTAAAGAGGTCAAAGCAATTTAGCAAAGTATTGGAGGAATCAATCGATGAAGGCAACAGCCAGTGCGATAAGAGGAACTCAAACAATTGTTAAGGAAGAACTACAGCTTTTTCAAAAGCGCAAACAGGTAGGACTACTAGGTGGAAACTTTAATCCAGTACATTTAACACATTTAGTCATTGCAGAACAAGTACATCAACAACTAGGTTTGGATAAGGTCTATTTGATGCCATCGTACTTGCCGCCCCACGTAGATGAAAAGAAAACGATCGACAGTGAGCATCGACTTGCGATGTTAGAACTGGCGGTTGAAGACAATCCTAATTTGGCTATAGAGCCGATCGAGTTGATACGAAAAGGGAAGAGTTATACGTACGATACGATGAAGGCATTGATTCAAAACAATCCTGATACGGATTACTATTTTATTATCGGCGGTGATATGGTAGAGTATTTACCTAAATGGTATAACATCGATGAACTGATCCATATGGTGAGTTTTGTTGGTACACGCCGTCCTAATTATGGCATAGAAACACCGTACCCTATCATCTGGGTCGATACACCGCAAATGGATATCAGCTCCAGTATGATACGGGAAAAAATCCAAAATAACTGCTCCATCCGCTACCTTCTCCCAGATAATGTGATAAACTATATCTACGAGAAGGGACTGTATATAGATGGAATTTAGCGGAGATTATACACCGTTCAAACGGGAAGAATTGATGCAGAAGGTTCAGATGCAGATGAGTGAACGTCGCTTTATCCATGTCCTTGGTGTGGAGGAAGCGGCAGTCGCTTTAGCAGCTAAATACGACTGTTCTAAAGAAAAGGCCAGTATTGCCGCGTTAACGCATGATTATGCAAAAGAACGCCCGGATGATGAATTTCGTTTGATCATCGAGCGGGATGGCTATAACCCTGAGTTGTTGGATTATGGCAATGCTATCTGGCATGGATTGGTAGGTGCCGATATGGTGCAGCGAGAATTGGGGATTGACGATGAAGAGATATTGACAGCGATTCGCCTGCATACGACGGGGGCAGCAGATATGTCTTTATTGGATAAAATCATCTATGTTGCAGATTATATTGAACCAAATAGGAATTTTCCGGGAGTTAAAGAGGCTAGAGAACTAGCGTTGATTGATTTGGATGAAGCTGTTGCTTATGAAACCAAGCACACCTTACAACATTTAATCGATCAAGAACAAAAAATATACCCTAAAACGATTGAAACGTATAATCGTTGGGTCGTGAACAATTAATAGGAGGGAACTATCATCGATAGTCAGAAAATTTTAGAAATCGCTGTAAAAGCAGCTGATTCAAAAAGAGCAGAAGATATTGTTGCACTTGAGGTTCAGGGAATCTCTCTTTTAGCCGATTACTTTATGATTTGTCAGGCAAACAGTGACAGACAGATCAATGCAATCGTGGAAGAGATTCTCGATCAAGAAGAACAAGCAGGTGTTGAAGTGAAACGCGTTGAAGGAAAAGATGGAGGCAAGTGGGTCCTAATTGATCTTGGGGATGTCATCGCACATGTTTTTCAGGCTTCTGAACGTACATTTTATAACCTTGAAAAGCTTTGGGCAGATGCACCACTTGTAAATATCCAACAATGGGTAGATTAAAATGACGTACAAAACATTTGCGTTTGTCTATGATGAAGTCATGGATGAAACGCTGTATGAACAATGGCTGGACTTTTCCAAAAGACATTTACCAAGTCAAACAAAAAGAATTCTTGAGCTTGCTTGTGGGACAGGGCGTTTAGCTGTTGATTTTGCCAAGGCCGGTTATGAAGTAACTGCTTTGGATTTATCAGAGGAAATGTTAGCTATTGCCAGCAAACGTGCTGTAGAGAAAGAGGTCGATATCCAGTTTGTCCAAGGTGATATGCTTGAGCTTTCAGAGGTTGGACAATATGAGGCGATTACCTGTTTCTCTGATTCTCTGTGTTACATGGAGAATCGCCGTGATGTTCAACAGGTGTTTGATGAGGTGTATCAGGCGTTGGAGGAAGAGGGGACATTCATTTTTGATGTTCACTCCGTTCATCAGATTGATACGGTTTTTCCGGACTACAGCTATCATTATCAGACGGAAGAGTTCGCTTTTCTTTGGGATAGCTATGTAGGAGAAAAAACACATAGTATCGAGCACTTCCTGACTTTCTTTGTAAAACGGGAAGAAGAGTCAACAATTTTTATTCGTAAGGATGAGCTGCATAAAGAACGTACGTATACCTTAGAAACGTATTTGATGATGCTGGAAAGCAGCGGCTTCATGGATGTTGAAGTCTATGCCGATTTTACAGATGAGCAGCCCAAAGAAGAGAGCGCACGCTGGTTCTTTGTCTGTCAGAAGTAAGCAAAGACATAAGAAATGAACGCTGAGAGACGTACGAGATTAGTAGACGGCTCTCAGCGTTTTAATGATTCTAACTGGAAAGCGATGTGAAGAAGAGATGAACGCTTGTGGCATCATAGTAGAGTACAATCCTTTTCATAGCGGACATGCATATCATGTACAGAATGCACGCGAGTTATCCGATGCAGATGTAGTTATTGCGGTAATGAGCGGCAACTTTCTGCAACGAGGAGAACCTTCAATTTTGGATAAATGGACACGT from Enterococcus sp. 9E7_DIV0242 includes these protein-coding regions:
- the yhbY gene encoding ribosome assembly RNA-binding protein YhbY, whose amino-acid sequence is MELRGKQKRYLRSQAHHLQPIFQIGKGGLNDEMIVQVNEALEKRELIKVSLLQNTEEVAEDVAVVIERKTGCNVVQVIGRVLVLFKPSSKEKYQKYSKEVKAI
- the rsfS gene encoding ribosome silencing factor, which gives rise to MLEIAVKAADSKRAEDIVALEVQGISLLADYFMICQANSDRQINAIVEEILDQEEQAGVEVKRVEGKDGGKWVLIDLGDVIAHVFQASERTFYNLEKLWADAPLVNIQQWVD
- a CDS encoding amino acid ABC transporter permease, with protein sequence MNFSFLETYSQYFISGAGVTVIISLVTVFFGTLLGVLIALLKLSKISPLRWLANIYIETFRGTPMLIQVLIGFGLLQNLFPSVNIPIGILTIDMGRLVPGMIVLSLNSGAYVAEIVRAGITAVNYGQTEAAHSLGLRPIQAMRYVILPQALRNILPALGNEFIILIKDSSLLSIIGINELLSSAQTVISSTYIPLEPYYMAALIYFVMTFLTSRLLAVFEKKLGKGYHR
- a CDS encoding class I SAM-dependent DNA methyltransferase; amino-acid sequence: MTYKTFAFVYDEVMDETLYEQWLDFSKRHLPSQTKRILELACGTGRLAVDFAKAGYEVTALDLSEEMLAIASKRAVEKEVDIQFVQGDMLELSEVGQYEAITCFSDSLCYMENRRDVQQVFDEVYQALEEEGTFIFDVHSVHQIDTVFPDYSYHYQTEEFAFLWDSYVGEKTHSIEHFLTFFVKREEESTIFIRKDELHKERTYTLETYLMMLESSGFMDVEVYADFTDEQPKEESARWFFVCQK
- a CDS encoding YqeG family HAD IIIA-type phosphatase, yielding MFSNFKPTWMVDAIYKVTPAQLRELGIKAVLTDLDNTLIAWNNPDGTEELLVWIEEMRNAGLPVIVVSNNKDSRIKRAVEVFELDYVARAMKPLTKGFKEAQKKLNLKPEEMVMVGDQIMTDIRGANAAGIRNILVRPIVDTDGWNTRINRFFERIIMKHLAKKHPEMKWKGGLE
- the yqeK gene encoding bis(5'-nucleosyl)-tetraphosphatase (symmetrical) YqeK, giving the protein MEFSGDYTPFKREELMQKVQMQMSERRFIHVLGVEEAAVALAAKYDCSKEKASIAALTHDYAKERPDDEFRLIIERDGYNPELLDYGNAIWHGLVGADMVQRELGIDDEEILTAIRLHTTGAADMSLLDKIIYVADYIEPNRNFPGVKEARELALIDLDEAVAYETKHTLQHLIDQEQKIYPKTIETYNRWVVNN
- a CDS encoding nicotinate-nucleotide adenylyltransferase, coding for MKATASAIRGTQTIVKEELQLFQKRKQVGLLGGNFNPVHLTHLVIAEQVHQQLGLDKVYLMPSYLPPHVDEKKTIDSEHRLAMLELAVEDNPNLAIEPIELIRKGKSYTYDTMKALIQNNPDTDYYFIIGGDMVEYLPKWYNIDELIHMVSFVGTRRPNYGIETPYPIIWVDTPQMDISSSMIREKIQNNCSIRYLLPDNVINYIYEKGLYIDGI
- a CDS encoding acetyl-CoA carboxylase carboxyl transferase subunit alpha, which gives rise to MEKTANDIVTLARSQDRFTSLEYIDSVFDDFVEFHGDRYFGDDLAIVGGIATLAGKPVTIVGIQKGRNLPENIERNFGAPHPEGYRKALRLMKQAEKFNRPVITFINTAGAYCGIGAEERGEGEAIAKNLVEMSDLNVPIISIIIGEGGSGGALALALADEVWMLEHTIYAILSPEGFASILWKDGSRAKEAAELMKITAKELKELTVIDRIIPEEVNGEALEQVKINRMIQKALIGKLTELSALSKEELIENRYQRFRKF
- a CDS encoding amino acid ABC transporter ATP-binding protein; the encoded protein is MEEVIIDIQHLYKDFGEVQVLKDIDYQIQKGEVTVIIGPSGSGKSTFLRCLNLLEVPTSGQIFFEGTDITDKKNDIFKMREKMGMVFQQFNLFPNMTVMENLILSPMKVKKMTKEAAEQVAWQLLKKVGLEEKATDYPQSLSGGQQQRIAIARALAMEPDIMLFDEPTSALDPEMVGEVLSVMKELVDEGMTMVIVTHEMGFAREVGDTILFMDEGMIAEKGCPEQVFDRPENNRTADFLSKVL
- the yqeH gene encoding ribosome biogenesis GTPase YqeH, with amino-acid sequence MSESVHCIGCGAEIQTERPNELGYTPQAAFDKGMETGEMYCQRCFRLRHYNDIQDVHLTDDDFLRLLNELGREDALIVNVVDIFDFNGSLIPGLHRFIGDNPVLLVGNKKDILPKSLKKGKLIQWMKERAHEQGLRPLEVLLTSAKKPHEMDELLATIEKYREGRDVYVVGVTNVGKSTLINQIIKNTAGVKDLITTSQFPGTTLDKIEIPLDDGHFLIDTPGIIHRHQMAHYLGKKDLKLIAPQKEIKPKVYQLNPEQTLFLGGLARFDFIQGKRSSFIAYASNDLMIHRTKLVNADQFYEKHVGGLLQPPRPDETDDFPELVRFEFSVKEKTDIVFAGLGWITVQEPCVVAGWAPKGVEVLRRKALI
- a CDS encoding transporter substrate-binding domain-containing protein, whose product is MKKMKLVIAAVLSLVVLAACGGNSDTKDSSAAKTESALDAIKEKGKLVVGTSADFAPFEFKTLVDGKDTIVGSDIDMVKAIGEKLGVEVEFMDMQFDAVLVALQQNKVDIAVSGISATAERKKSFDFSTPYYNPPQKIVINKKNKDSYTSIEALNGKKVGAQKGSIQEGVVEDQLPDSQKVSIPRVPNLIVELNQGSIDALVLEETIAESYLSQNPDLMIADIELTSNEDEAFAIALPKGQDDLKKEIDSILQEMVEDGSIDQYVTDAMALADKNTEE